A window of Malania oleifera isolate guangnan ecotype guangnan chromosome 5, ASM2987363v1, whole genome shotgun sequence contains these coding sequences:
- the LOC131155252 gene encoding protein TIC 62, chloroplastic isoform X3, with amino-acid sequence MNSVAMELRSLHSPAVTTIPSSLSPSAFTEKHFLCGHGRALKLPCSVKHPDAGKPFLLQIRGRASGPAKVSSVAVESIPNKVDKDENLVFVAGATGRVGSRTVRELLKLGFQVRAAVRSAQRAKSLVQSVQEMKLDVGTSGEGTPSVERLDIVECDLEKRDQIGPALGTASVVICCIGASEKEVFDITGPYRIDYLATKNLIDAATVAKVSHFILLTSLGTNKIGFPAAILNLFWGVLIWKRKAEEALVASGLPYSIVRPGGMERPTDAYKETHNITLSKEDTLFGGQVSNLQVAELMAFMAKNRRLSYCKVVEVVAESTVPLTPMEELLTRIPSQRADIYSTKESDAAGLADPTPKSVIPEAPSTPFEKKPVQAKAVASMPLSPYIAYDDLKPPTSPSPNVPTVTLPATASNFEAVIPGNSAAQSLRVDKVPDKQHRAALKPKPLSPFTMYEDLKPPTSPTPRKP; translated from the exons ATGAACTCCGTAGCAATGGAGCTTCGCTCCCTGCATTCGCCCGCTGTAACGACCATACCCTCCTCCCTTTCCCCATCTGCTTTCACTGAGAAACATTTTTTGTGTGGCCATGGCCGGGCCCTCAAATTACCCTGTTCCGTGAAACACCCAGATGCTGGAAAGCCCTTTCTTCTTCAAATTAGAGGTCGGGCTTCAG GCCCTGCTAAAGTTAGCTCAGTGGCAGTTGAATCCATTCCCAACAAAGTTGATAAAGATGAGAATCTTGTATTTGTTGCTGGTGCTACTGGTAGAGTAGGCTCACGAACCGTAAG GGAGCTTTTAAAACTTGGATTCCAAGTTAGAGCTGCTGTAAGGAGTGCTCAGAGAGCAAAAAGTCTCGTGCAA AGTGTGCAGGAAATGAAGCTTGATGTTGGTACTTCAGGTGAAGGAACTCCAT CTGTCGAGAGACTTGACATTGTAGAATGTGACTTAGAGAAACGAGATCAGATTGGACCGGCATTAGGCACCGCATCAGTGGTTATATGCTGCATTGGTGCCAGCGAGAAGGAGGTATTTGATATCACTGGACCATATCGGATTGACTATCTGGCTACCAAAAACCTCATTGATGCTG CAACTGTTGCAAAAGTTAGCCACTTTATTTTGCTTACGTCATTGGGAACAAACAAAATTGGATTTCCTGCTGCTATTCTAAA TTTGTTTTGGGGAGTACTGATTTGGAAAAGGAAGGCTGAAGAAGCACTGGTAGCCAGTGGCCTTCCTTATTCT atagTCAGACCTGGAGGAATGGAGCGGCCTACTGATGCATATAAAGAAACTCATAATATTACACTTTCAAAGGAAGACACTTTATTTGGAGGCCAGGTGTCAAATCTTCAG GTTGCAGAACTAATGGCATTTATGGCAAAAAATCGGAGGCTTTCATACTGTAAAGTGGTGGAAGTTGTTGCTGAATCCACTGTTCCATTGACTCCAATGGAGGAGCTACTTACTAGGATACCATCTCAGCGTGCTGATATTTATTCTACAAAG GAATCTGATGCTGCTGGTTTGGCTGATCCCACTCCTAAAAGTGTCATCCCTGAGGCTCCAAGCACTCCCTTTGAGAAAAAACCTGTTCAAGCAAAAGCAGTAGCATCAATGCCACTCTCTCCTTACATTGC GTATGATGACTTGAAACCCCCAACGTCACCATCTCCTAATGTACCGACTGTGACACTCCCTGCAACAGCTTCCAATTTTGAGGCTGTCATTCCAGGTAACAGCGCAGCTCAGTCTTTAAGAGTAGATAAAGTTCCAGATAAGCAGCATCGTGCAGCCCTGAAACCAAAGCCACTTTCTCCTTTTACCAT GTATGAGGACTTGAAGCCTCCAACATCCCCAACCCCAAGGAAACCTTGA
- the LOC131155252 gene encoding protein TIC 62, chloroplastic isoform X1, with the protein MNSVAMELRSLHSPAVTTIPSSLSPSAFTEKHFLCGHGRALKLPCSVKHPDAGKPFLLQIRGRASGPAKVSSVAVESIPNKVDKDENLVFVAGATGRVGSRTVRELLKLGFQVRAAVRSAQRAKSLVQSVQEMKLDVGTSGEGTPSVERLDIVECDLEKRDQIGPALGTASVVICCIGASEKEVFDITGPYRIDYLATKNLIDAATVAKVSHFILLTSLGTNKIGFPAAILNLFWGVLIWKRKAEEALVASGLPYSIVRPGGMERPTDAYKETHNITLSKEDTLFGGQVSNLQVAELMAFMAKNRRLSYCKVVEVVAESTVPLTPMEELLTRIPSQRADIYSTKESDAAGLADPTPKSVIPEAPSTPFEKKPVQAKAVASMPLSPYIAYEDLKPPTSPSPTPSGPKELNFNASTLVKGVSPSTGGNDVAKINAARIVEGGPPQDLNFNHSPYYVYDDLKPPTSPSPNVPTVTLPATASNFEAVIPGNSAAQSLRVDKVPDKQHRAALKPKPLSPFTMYEDLKPPTSPTPRKP; encoded by the exons ATGAACTCCGTAGCAATGGAGCTTCGCTCCCTGCATTCGCCCGCTGTAACGACCATACCCTCCTCCCTTTCCCCATCTGCTTTCACTGAGAAACATTTTTTGTGTGGCCATGGCCGGGCCCTCAAATTACCCTGTTCCGTGAAACACCCAGATGCTGGAAAGCCCTTTCTTCTTCAAATTAGAGGTCGGGCTTCAG GCCCTGCTAAAGTTAGCTCAGTGGCAGTTGAATCCATTCCCAACAAAGTTGATAAAGATGAGAATCTTGTATTTGTTGCTGGTGCTACTGGTAGAGTAGGCTCACGAACCGTAAG GGAGCTTTTAAAACTTGGATTCCAAGTTAGAGCTGCTGTAAGGAGTGCTCAGAGAGCAAAAAGTCTCGTGCAA AGTGTGCAGGAAATGAAGCTTGATGTTGGTACTTCAGGTGAAGGAACTCCAT CTGTCGAGAGACTTGACATTGTAGAATGTGACTTAGAGAAACGAGATCAGATTGGACCGGCATTAGGCACCGCATCAGTGGTTATATGCTGCATTGGTGCCAGCGAGAAGGAGGTATTTGATATCACTGGACCATATCGGATTGACTATCTGGCTACCAAAAACCTCATTGATGCTG CAACTGTTGCAAAAGTTAGCCACTTTATTTTGCTTACGTCATTGGGAACAAACAAAATTGGATTTCCTGCTGCTATTCTAAA TTTGTTTTGGGGAGTACTGATTTGGAAAAGGAAGGCTGAAGAAGCACTGGTAGCCAGTGGCCTTCCTTATTCT atagTCAGACCTGGAGGAATGGAGCGGCCTACTGATGCATATAAAGAAACTCATAATATTACACTTTCAAAGGAAGACACTTTATTTGGAGGCCAGGTGTCAAATCTTCAG GTTGCAGAACTAATGGCATTTATGGCAAAAAATCGGAGGCTTTCATACTGTAAAGTGGTGGAAGTTGTTGCTGAATCCACTGTTCCATTGACTCCAATGGAGGAGCTACTTACTAGGATACCATCTCAGCGTGCTGATATTTATTCTACAAAG GAATCTGATGCTGCTGGTTTGGCTGATCCCACTCCTAAAAGTGTCATCCCTGAGGCTCCAAGCACTCCCTTTGAGAAAAAACCTGTTCAAGCAAAAGCAGTAGCATCAATGCCACTCTCTCCTTACATTGC TTACGAAGATTTGAAGCCACCTACTTCTCCAAGCCCGACACCAAGTGGTCCTAAAGAACTAAACTTTAATGCCTCGACACTTGTCAAAGGTGTATCACCCTCTACTGGAGGCAATGATGTGGCAAAGATCAATGCTGCCAGAATTGTAGAAGGGGGTCCTCCCCAAGATTTAAATTTTAATCATTCACCATATTATGT GTATGATGACTTGAAACCCCCAACGTCACCATCTCCTAATGTACCGACTGTGACACTCCCTGCAACAGCTTCCAATTTTGAGGCTGTCATTCCAGGTAACAGCGCAGCTCAGTCTTTAAGAGTAGATAAAGTTCCAGATAAGCAGCATCGTGCAGCCCTGAAACCAAAGCCACTTTCTCCTTTTACCAT GTATGAGGACTTGAAGCCTCCAACATCCCCAACCCCAAGGAAACCTTGA
- the LOC131155252 gene encoding protein TIC 62, chloroplastic isoform X2, translated as MNSVAMELRSLHSPAVTTIPSSLSPSAFTEKHFLCGHGRALKLPCSVKHPDAGKPFLLQIRGPAKVSSVAVESIPNKVDKDENLVFVAGATGRVGSRTVRELLKLGFQVRAAVRSAQRAKSLVQSVQEMKLDVGTSGEGTPSVERLDIVECDLEKRDQIGPALGTASVVICCIGASEKEVFDITGPYRIDYLATKNLIDAATVAKVSHFILLTSLGTNKIGFPAAILNLFWGVLIWKRKAEEALVASGLPYSIVRPGGMERPTDAYKETHNITLSKEDTLFGGQVSNLQVAELMAFMAKNRRLSYCKVVEVVAESTVPLTPMEELLTRIPSQRADIYSTKESDAAGLADPTPKSVIPEAPSTPFEKKPVQAKAVASMPLSPYIAYEDLKPPTSPSPTPSGPKELNFNASTLVKGVSPSTGGNDVAKINAARIVEGGPPQDLNFNHSPYYVYDDLKPPTSPSPNVPTVTLPATASNFEAVIPGNSAAQSLRVDKVPDKQHRAALKPKPLSPFTMYEDLKPPTSPTPRKP; from the exons ATGAACTCCGTAGCAATGGAGCTTCGCTCCCTGCATTCGCCCGCTGTAACGACCATACCCTCCTCCCTTTCCCCATCTGCTTTCACTGAGAAACATTTTTTGTGTGGCCATGGCCGGGCCCTCAAATTACCCTGTTCCGTGAAACACCCAGATGCTGGAAAGCCCTTTCTTCTTCAAATTAGAG GCCCTGCTAAAGTTAGCTCAGTGGCAGTTGAATCCATTCCCAACAAAGTTGATAAAGATGAGAATCTTGTATTTGTTGCTGGTGCTACTGGTAGAGTAGGCTCACGAACCGTAAG GGAGCTTTTAAAACTTGGATTCCAAGTTAGAGCTGCTGTAAGGAGTGCTCAGAGAGCAAAAAGTCTCGTGCAA AGTGTGCAGGAAATGAAGCTTGATGTTGGTACTTCAGGTGAAGGAACTCCAT CTGTCGAGAGACTTGACATTGTAGAATGTGACTTAGAGAAACGAGATCAGATTGGACCGGCATTAGGCACCGCATCAGTGGTTATATGCTGCATTGGTGCCAGCGAGAAGGAGGTATTTGATATCACTGGACCATATCGGATTGACTATCTGGCTACCAAAAACCTCATTGATGCTG CAACTGTTGCAAAAGTTAGCCACTTTATTTTGCTTACGTCATTGGGAACAAACAAAATTGGATTTCCTGCTGCTATTCTAAA TTTGTTTTGGGGAGTACTGATTTGGAAAAGGAAGGCTGAAGAAGCACTGGTAGCCAGTGGCCTTCCTTATTCT atagTCAGACCTGGAGGAATGGAGCGGCCTACTGATGCATATAAAGAAACTCATAATATTACACTTTCAAAGGAAGACACTTTATTTGGAGGCCAGGTGTCAAATCTTCAG GTTGCAGAACTAATGGCATTTATGGCAAAAAATCGGAGGCTTTCATACTGTAAAGTGGTGGAAGTTGTTGCTGAATCCACTGTTCCATTGACTCCAATGGAGGAGCTACTTACTAGGATACCATCTCAGCGTGCTGATATTTATTCTACAAAG GAATCTGATGCTGCTGGTTTGGCTGATCCCACTCCTAAAAGTGTCATCCCTGAGGCTCCAAGCACTCCCTTTGAGAAAAAACCTGTTCAAGCAAAAGCAGTAGCATCAATGCCACTCTCTCCTTACATTGC TTACGAAGATTTGAAGCCACCTACTTCTCCAAGCCCGACACCAAGTGGTCCTAAAGAACTAAACTTTAATGCCTCGACACTTGTCAAAGGTGTATCACCCTCTACTGGAGGCAATGATGTGGCAAAGATCAATGCTGCCAGAATTGTAGAAGGGGGTCCTCCCCAAGATTTAAATTTTAATCATTCACCATATTATGT GTATGATGACTTGAAACCCCCAACGTCACCATCTCCTAATGTACCGACTGTGACACTCCCTGCAACAGCTTCCAATTTTGAGGCTGTCATTCCAGGTAACAGCGCAGCTCAGTCTTTAAGAGTAGATAAAGTTCCAGATAAGCAGCATCGTGCAGCCCTGAAACCAAAGCCACTTTCTCCTTTTACCAT GTATGAGGACTTGAAGCCTCCAACATCCCCAACCCCAAGGAAACCTTGA